A window from Labrus mixtus chromosome 14, fLabMix1.1, whole genome shotgun sequence encodes these proteins:
- the ap4m1 gene encoding AP-4 complex subunit mu-1 isoform X1: MMISQVFILSSKGDHLIYKDFRGEAGSDAVNIFYEKVTALTGDQPPVVMNHKDLHFIHVRQGGLYWVATTTADSSPFTVIEFLNRLTALVKDYCGSLSEKSVQMNFALIYELLDEVVDFGYIQTTSSDVLKNFIQTEAVSSRPFSLFDLSNVGLFGAETQQSKVAPSSAATRPIQTSREQGGKSEIFVDVIERMSVVIGSNGVVMKADIEGEIKVKCYMPSCSEMRIGLNEEFSIGKSQLRGYGSSVRVDECSFHQAVRLDEFDSNRILRLCPSQGEQTVMQYQLSDNLPSAPPFRLFPTIERDSGGRLLMYLKVRCDLPPKSAAINVCASVPVPKGSVSLSQELSSPDQSAELKQQSRAVEWKIPRFTGGTQLSALFKLEVPGLSSASMLEVGPVGLSFELPKLTVTGLQIRFLRLSPVQPGPSQRWVRYVTHSDSYIIRV, from the exons GATGATCTCTCAGGTCTTCATCTTGTCTTCAAAGGGCGACCACCTCATCTACAAAGACT TCCGTGGAGAAGCAGGAAGTGATGCTGTCAATATTTTCTACGAGAAGGTCACAGCGCTGACTGGAGACCAGCCTCcagttgtcatg aatcaCAAAGATCTTCACTTCATCCACGTCAGACAGGGCGGGCTGTACTGGGTCGCCACGACAACAGCCGACTCCTCCCCCTTCACTGTCATTGAGTTCCTCAACAg actAACAGCTCTGGTCAAAGATTACTGCGGCAGCCTGTCTGAGAAATCTGTGCAGATGAACTTTGCTCTCATCTATGAGCTGCTGGACGAGGTGGTG GACTTTGGTTACATCCAGACCACATCTTCTGACGTCCTGAAGAACTTCATCCAGACTGAAGCGGTCTCCTCTCGACCGTTCAGCCTGTTCGACCTCAGCAACGTCGGCCTG TTTGGAGCAGAGACGCAGCAGAGTAAAGTAGCCCCGAGCTCTGCGGCCACCAGACCAATCCAGACCAGCAGAGAGCAG gGAGGGAAGAGTGAGATATTTGTGGACGTGATAGAGAGGATGTCGGTCGTCATCGGCTCCAAC GGAGTGGTGATGAAGGCCGACATCGAGGGAGAGATCAAAGTCAAGTGCTACATGCCGAGCTGCTCAG AAATGCGGATCGGCCTGAATGAAGAGTTCAGCATTGGCAAGTCACAGCTCAgag GTTACGGATCTTCTGTTCGTGTCGACGAGTGCAGCTTCCACCAGGCGGTCCGACTGGATGAGTTCGACAGCAACCGGATCCTCCGCCTGTGTCCCAGTCAGGGAGAG caaACAGTGATGCAGTATCAGCTGAGTGATAATCTGCCCTCAGCTCCTCCTTTCAGACTCTTCCCGACAATCGAGAGAGACAGCGGAGGAAG gCTGCTGATGTATCTGAAGGTCCGCTGTGATCTGCCACCAAAGAG CGCTGCCATCAACGTGTGTGCGTCTGTCCCTGTCCCTAAGGGCTCTGTGAG TTTGTCTCAAGAGCTCAGCAGCCCAGATCAGAGCGCCGagctgaagcagcagagtcGAGCTGTTGAGTGGAAGATCCCCCGCTTCACTGGAGGAACACAACTGTCTGCTCTGTTCAAG CTGGAGGTCCCTGGTCTCAGCTCGGCCTCCATGTTGGAGGTCGGTCCAGTCGGTCTGAGCTTCGAGCTGCCTAAACTCACTGTCACAGGGCTTCAGATCCGCTTCCTCCGCCTGTCACCCGTCCAGCCCGGCCCGTCGCAGCGCTGGGTCCGCTATGTCACACACTCTGACTCCTACATCATCAGAGTTTAA
- the ap4m1 gene encoding AP-4 complex subunit mu-1 isoform X2, with amino-acid sequence MISQVFILSSKGDHLIYKDFRGEAGSDAVNIFYEKVTALTGDQPPVVMNHKDLHFIHVRQGGLYWVATTTADSSPFTVIEFLNRLTALVKDYCGSLSEKSVQMNFALIYELLDEVVDFGYIQTTSSDVLKNFIQTEAVSSRPFSLFDLSNVGLFGAETQQSKVAPSSAATRPIQTSREQGGKSEIFVDVIERMSVVIGSNGVVMKADIEGEIKVKCYMPSCSEMRIGLNEEFSIGKSQLRGYGSSVRVDECSFHQAVRLDEFDSNRILRLCPSQGEQTVMQYQLSDNLPSAPPFRLFPTIERDSGGRLLMYLKVRCDLPPKSAAINVCASVPVPKGSVSLSQELSSPDQSAELKQQSRAVEWKIPRFTGGTQLSALFKLEVPGLSSASMLEVGPVGLSFELPKLTVTGLQIRFLRLSPVQPGPSQRWVRYVTHSDSYIIRV; translated from the exons ATGATCTCTCAGGTCTTCATCTTGTCTTCAAAGGGCGACCACCTCATCTACAAAGACT TCCGTGGAGAAGCAGGAAGTGATGCTGTCAATATTTTCTACGAGAAGGTCACAGCGCTGACTGGAGACCAGCCTCcagttgtcatg aatcaCAAAGATCTTCACTTCATCCACGTCAGACAGGGCGGGCTGTACTGGGTCGCCACGACAACAGCCGACTCCTCCCCCTTCACTGTCATTGAGTTCCTCAACAg actAACAGCTCTGGTCAAAGATTACTGCGGCAGCCTGTCTGAGAAATCTGTGCAGATGAACTTTGCTCTCATCTATGAGCTGCTGGACGAGGTGGTG GACTTTGGTTACATCCAGACCACATCTTCTGACGTCCTGAAGAACTTCATCCAGACTGAAGCGGTCTCCTCTCGACCGTTCAGCCTGTTCGACCTCAGCAACGTCGGCCTG TTTGGAGCAGAGACGCAGCAGAGTAAAGTAGCCCCGAGCTCTGCGGCCACCAGACCAATCCAGACCAGCAGAGAGCAG gGAGGGAAGAGTGAGATATTTGTGGACGTGATAGAGAGGATGTCGGTCGTCATCGGCTCCAAC GGAGTGGTGATGAAGGCCGACATCGAGGGAGAGATCAAAGTCAAGTGCTACATGCCGAGCTGCTCAG AAATGCGGATCGGCCTGAATGAAGAGTTCAGCATTGGCAAGTCACAGCTCAgag GTTACGGATCTTCTGTTCGTGTCGACGAGTGCAGCTTCCACCAGGCGGTCCGACTGGATGAGTTCGACAGCAACCGGATCCTCCGCCTGTGTCCCAGTCAGGGAGAG caaACAGTGATGCAGTATCAGCTGAGTGATAATCTGCCCTCAGCTCCTCCTTTCAGACTCTTCCCGACAATCGAGAGAGACAGCGGAGGAAG gCTGCTGATGTATCTGAAGGTCCGCTGTGATCTGCCACCAAAGAG CGCTGCCATCAACGTGTGTGCGTCTGTCCCTGTCCCTAAGGGCTCTGTGAG TTTGTCTCAAGAGCTCAGCAGCCCAGATCAGAGCGCCGagctgaagcagcagagtcGAGCTGTTGAGTGGAAGATCCCCCGCTTCACTGGAGGAACACAACTGTCTGCTCTGTTCAAG CTGGAGGTCCCTGGTCTCAGCTCGGCCTCCATGTTGGAGGTCGGTCCAGTCGGTCTGAGCTTCGAGCTGCCTAAACTCACTGTCACAGGGCTTCAGATCCGCTTCCTCCGCCTGTCACCCGTCCAGCCCGGCCCGTCGCAGCGCTGGGTCCGCTATGTCACACACTCTGACTCCTACATCATCAGAGTTTAA